In one Massilia endophytica genomic region, the following are encoded:
- a CDS encoding non-ribosomal peptide synthetase, which yields MEPVSSAVEPRETQHQLTEAGRRLVLHTWNATSAELPRAPGIHRLFEAQVRRAPESIAIHGDTAQFSYRELNAAANGLAAILQKTVRPGGHVALLLERSAELIIAELAVLKCGAVYVPLDPATPAERLAFLLADSGACALIVDSSVEAPLPEGAARIDIDRLAWTPQEENLAVDASDDTPAYVMYTSGSTGQAKGVVVQHGAIVRLVFENGYTHFSPTDRVGFAANPAFDATTMEVWAPLLTGGSVVVIPRETFLDDQLFAKALARHQVSVLFITTAVFNHYAACMPEVLGRLRVLLTGGERADPQAFAAVLAASPALELVHCYGPTETTTFAIAHRVTAIAPGATSVPLGRPIGNTTVYVLDSGGQPVPPGVPGELYIGGRGVALGYLNRPELSAERFVPDPFAQAPAKMYRTGDICRWREDGMIDFVGRNDFQVKIRGFRIEPGEIEAWLIRHPAVQEAVVVPREDRAGGKYLAAYYLAPQDNPGPDALRAMLAETLPEYMLPAAYVRLQHWPLTPNGKLDRKALPQPEAGDLVTGAAYEAPRTAAELMVASVWAEVLRRDRIGAADHFFSLGGHSLLGVQVVSRLRRAGMAVTLAELFARPVLRDFAAALPAGQQAAAPELQAFAGAVPVPSLAQSAMWLLDQVEGGRAYHIPCNIELRGALDATGLRRSLDSICRRHAALRSTFHQTAEGVAVRVAPAGDYAFALVESPAAGDIETLLEEELSRPFDLARGPLFRGRLLRLGAEHQLLLLTMHHIVSDGWSLANLLEELRVLYTGYVRDGSPALPPSGLQYYDYAAWQRHALDDESRARHIAYWRSALADAPVLIELPVDRPRPAVQDRSGAFLPFELEAQATGALKALAARHGVSLYMVLLAGWALLLARLAAQDEVVIGSPTAGRSEPALESMIGCFINPLALRIDLAGQRTLAALLQHVRHQVLAAQEHEALPFDQVVEALNPPRDPGHSPLFQVMFTWHNTPPVSLSLPGLQTTVLETQQSVVAKFDLLFSLREQAGGIGGGIEYATALFEGGTVARCLEQFKVLLDAMAADGAEAPARLAWLSAGQRQQVLEQWNATEKAYPRDVLAHQLFEQQAARTPDAVAAVFEESQLSYRELNERANRLAHHLRAQGVGPDVRAGILAGRSLEMVVAVLAVLKAGGAYVPLDPAYPADRLAYMVADSAPAVLLAQSALQELAMGMADGVPVCLLDGDMAWAGQSAANPPADAVGLTPQHLCYLIYTSGSTGMPKGVMIEHAGLCNYLHWALGAYAPVNAVVSSSLSFDATVTSLYLPLLRGGMVRLLREHDEIDGLYALLQQPGADWLVKATPAHLDVLGHRAKREGARTAVGVFVIGGEALAPSTVQLWREVQPGVRMVNEYGPTETVVGCVTYEVPEALESQHAVPIGQPIANTRIYILDAEGQPVPPGVSGELFIGTVGVARGYLNREELNAERFLPDPFSAAPGARMYRTGDLGRWRGDGSIDYLGRNDFQVKIRGFRIEPGEIEAWLKSHALVRDAAVIAREDSPGDKRLVAYYTAGAAVPAEELRAMLAQSLPEHMVPAAYVQLEELPLTPNGKLDRRTLPMPEAQAFAAHAYEAPQGELEAALARIWSEVLLIERVGRNDNFFELGGNSLLAVLMASRLRDALGAEARLADLFGHPQLAAFAATLAPGGAKGEAPLARAPEEERRSLSFAQQRLWFLAQMEGGSKAYHVPLALRLHGKLDTAALRHALNRIVARHEALRCSFHEQQGHPVLRIEEHAAFTLAQHDLRAHAQPQSELQRLLREEADAPFALETGPLIRGRLVQLAEDDHVLMITLHHIVSDGWSLTLLVRELNALYGAFAAGQADPLPPLPLQYADYAAWQRRLLQGETLETQVSYWRQALDGAPALLELPLDRPRPAEQSYHGAFVDFELDEATTRGLKALSARHGTTLFMTLLAGWSVLLARLSGQDDVVVGTPVAGRSRTGIENLIGFFVNMLPLRLDLSAEQSVAELLRQVRERTLAAQQHQELPFERMVEAVAPQRSAAYSPLFQAMFAWQNTPARELALPGLTQLPLAGARHQMAKFDLTLSLEEQGGRIAGGLEYATALFERSTIERFLEHLRTLLAAFAADAAGSIGTLPVLSGPQREQVLAGWNATASPYPRELCMHMLFEVQAQRTPDAVALSDAGGAVSYAELNRRANRLAHYLRTLGVGPDSRVALCLERGADMVASLLAVHKAGGAYVPLDPQSPPERLAQTLADCAPVALVTRSGLAQEYRAGVRVELDALREALAAQSSEDPAAPAGLNGGSACYVIYTSGSTGLPKGVEITHANLMHAMHARWKYYGHDAPQILQLASYTFDISVAGCCWALAIGGTLHHLEGSRRDPVDVVARMNEWRISHVMCASSLYAQLLEQAQRCGGLPHLRVVAVGGETCTPSLLALHDAVAPEAVLHNEYGPTEASIWATVHRHRRGRPTAPLGRPVANTRIYVLDAFGEPAAPGVAGEIHIGGGGVARGYLARPELNAERFLPDPFAQTPGARMYRTGDLGRWNADGTLEFCGRDDGQVKIRGFRVELGEIEARLALHPAVRDAAVLARTGAGGQQTLVAYYVAAEEEPGTAVLRAHLGAALPEHMVPAAFVPLAAMPLTPNGKLDRKALPAPGAGHIAVHAYVAPQGGMECLVASVWSEVLGLERIGRDDNFFALGGHSLLAVRAVSRLRDRLGADIRLGDLFAQPVLAAFAATLPQAGSAPLPAIAPAAAAERTALSFAQQRLWFLAQMDGVSGAYHIPFGLRLAGRLDAAALQQALDRIVARHESLRTCFVQADGQPAQRIAPRAAFALVHAELPAATQAAIARQVEEEAAAPFDIENGPLIRGRLLRVAQEEHVLLLTMHHIVSDGWSMGLLVKELSAQYAACLEGRPDPLPPLPVQYADFAAWQRRCLQGDVLQSQAAYWEAALAGAPALLDLPLDRPRPAQQDYRGGFVPFALDADATCALKELAARHGVTLFMALLAGWAALLSRLSSQQDIVIGTPAAGRGRTELEGLIGFFVNMLALRLDLSGNPDVAGLLAQVRERALAAQQHQDIPFEQVVEIARPVRSMAHSPVFQVMFAWQNTPAGEAVLPGLSLLPLAGPQERMAKFDLTLALEEKDGAICGGLEYASALFERATVERHLGQLRVLLAAMAVADGQGVDCLPVLSGPQRAQLLQQWNPPATAFPREACMHTLVEAQAARTPDAVAVLAGDESLSYAELNARANRLARHLRSAGVTPDARVAICMERGLDMIAGLLAVLKAGGAYVPLDPQYPPDRLAYMLEDSAPVAVLTQDHLAGLVAGAGSGTAIVRLDRDQAMWTGQDSGNLPGGAAPGHLAYIIYTSGSTGMPKGVAIEHRNAVNFIAWGMQSFTPEQTACTLLATSLNFDLAVFEIFVPLAAGSRVRVVRDALAIAAAPADGTLINTVPSAIAALLDMKGVPATVKTVNLAGEPLKRQLVERIFAETQVDTVCNLYGPSETTTYSTWVRMPREKGFAAHIGAPVANTQVYILNQAGLLQPPGAAGEIFIGGEGVARGYLNRPEMTAERFLPDPFAGGGSRMYRTGDLGRRLPDGSIEYLGRNDFQVKIRGFRIELGEVEARMLAFPGVRDAAVLAREDAAGEKQLVAYFTSVPGQAVTAEALRASLAAQLLPQMVPSAFVALDMLPLTPNGKLDRKALPAPDAAAGAARSYEAPQGDMEQALADIWAAVLNVERVGRHDNFFDIGGHSLLAARVVTQIRESLDVDIALRDAFTYPVLADFADQIIIAQLAQFETADLDELVQLLGQ from the coding sequence TTGGAACCTGTCAGCTCTGCAGTCGAACCTCGTGAAACGCAGCACCAGCTTACCGAAGCCGGCCGCCGCCTGGTCCTTCATACCTGGAACGCGACGTCGGCGGAGCTGCCGCGCGCGCCCGGCATCCATCGCCTCTTCGAGGCGCAGGTGCGGCGGGCGCCAGAGTCGATCGCCATCCACGGCGATACCGCGCAATTCAGCTACCGGGAACTGAACGCCGCGGCCAACGGCCTGGCCGCCATCCTGCAGAAAACGGTGCGCCCGGGCGGCCACGTGGCGCTGCTGCTGGAGCGTTCCGCTGAGCTGATCATTGCCGAACTGGCCGTGCTGAAATGCGGGGCCGTCTATGTGCCCCTCGATCCTGCAACCCCCGCCGAACGGCTGGCCTTTCTGCTGGCCGACAGCGGCGCTTGCGCGCTGATTGTGGACAGCAGTGTGGAGGCGCCGCTGCCCGAAGGTGCCGCGCGCATCGACATCGACCGCCTCGCCTGGACGCCGCAGGAGGAGAACCTGGCGGTGGACGCATCGGACGACACGCCGGCATATGTGATGTACACCTCCGGTTCCACCGGCCAGGCAAAGGGCGTGGTGGTACAGCACGGCGCCATCGTCCGGCTGGTGTTCGAGAACGGCTACACCCATTTTTCGCCAACGGATCGCGTGGGTTTCGCTGCCAATCCGGCTTTCGATGCCACGACGATGGAAGTGTGGGCGCCCCTGCTGACGGGAGGCAGCGTGGTCGTCATTCCGCGCGAAACCTTCCTCGACGATCAGTTGTTCGCCAAGGCCCTGGCGCGCCACCAGGTGAGCGTGCTGTTCATCACGACTGCGGTGTTCAATCACTATGCAGCCTGCATGCCCGAGGTGCTGGGCCGCCTGCGCGTACTCCTGACAGGCGGGGAACGCGCCGATCCGCAGGCCTTCGCGGCAGTGCTGGCGGCGAGTCCGGCGCTGGAACTGGTGCATTGCTACGGGCCGACGGAAACCACAACCTTCGCCATCGCGCACCGCGTCACCGCCATCGCCCCCGGGGCCACCAGCGTTCCGCTGGGGCGGCCAATCGGCAACACCACAGTCTATGTGCTCGACTCCGGCGGCCAGCCGGTGCCGCCCGGCGTGCCTGGCGAACTGTATATCGGAGGGCGCGGCGTGGCGCTCGGCTATCTGAATCGTCCGGAACTGAGCGCGGAGCGTTTCGTGCCCGACCCCTTCGCGCAGGCTCCTGCGAAGATGTACCGCACGGGCGACATCTGCCGCTGGCGCGAGGACGGCATGATCGATTTCGTGGGCAGGAACGACTTCCAGGTGAAGATCCGCGGCTTCCGTATCGAACCGGGCGAGATCGAGGCCTGGCTGATCCGCCATCCCGCGGTCCAGGAAGCGGTCGTCGTGCCGCGCGAGGACAGGGCAGGGGGCAAATACCTGGCGGCCTACTATCTCGCCCCGCAGGACAATCCCGGCCCGGATGCCTTGCGCGCCATGCTGGCCGAAACCCTGCCCGAATACATGCTGCCTGCCGCCTACGTGCGCCTGCAGCACTGGCCCCTCACGCCGAACGGAAAGCTGGACCGCAAGGCCTTGCCGCAGCCCGAAGCGGGCGATCTGGTAACGGGAGCGGCATACGAAGCGCCGCGTACGGCCGCTGAACTCATGGTGGCCTCGGTGTGGGCGGAGGTGCTGCGGCGCGACCGGATCGGTGCGGCCGACCACTTCTTCTCCCTGGGCGGGCACTCCCTGCTGGGCGTGCAGGTGGTGTCGCGCCTGCGCCGCGCGGGCATGGCCGTGACGCTGGCCGAGCTCTTTGCACGTCCCGTGCTGCGCGACTTTGCCGCAGCCCTCCCGGCTGGGCAGCAGGCGGCTGCGCCCGAGCTGCAGGCATTCGCCGGCGCGGTTCCAGTGCCGTCCCTTGCGCAAAGCGCCATGTGGCTGCTGGACCAGGTGGAAGGGGGCAGGGCCTACCACATTCCCTGCAATATCGAGCTGCGCGGGGCGCTCGATGCCACCGGCCTGCGCCGCTCGCTGGACAGCATCTGCCGCCGGCACGCCGCGCTGCGCAGCACCTTCCATCAGACGGCGGAAGGCGTTGCGGTGCGTGTCGCCCCGGCCGGGGACTATGCCTTTGCGCTCGTCGAATCGCCTGCTGCCGGAGACATCGAAACCCTGCTGGAGGAGGAGCTCTCCAGGCCCTTCGACCTGGCGCGCGGCCCGCTGTTCCGGGGCCGGCTGCTGCGTCTGGGCGCAGAGCACCAGCTGCTGTTGCTGACCATGCACCATATCGTGTCCGACGGCTGGTCGCTGGCCAATCTGCTGGAAGAATTGCGCGTGCTGTATACCGGCTACGTGCGGGACGGCAGCCCGGCGCTGCCGCCTTCGGGCCTTCAGTATTACGATTACGCCGCGTGGCAGCGGCATGCTCTCGATGACGAAAGCCGCGCACGGCATATCGCCTACTGGCGCTCCGCGCTGGCTGATGCACCTGTCCTTATCGAGCTTCCGGTGGACCGGCCGCGTCCCGCGGTACAGGACCGCAGCGGCGCCTTCCTGCCCTTCGAGCTGGAAGCGCAGGCCACAGGGGCGCTGAAAGCGCTCGCCGCGCGGCATGGCGTGTCGCTGTACATGGTGCTGCTCGCAGGCTGGGCGCTGCTGCTTGCGCGCCTGGCGGCGCAGGATGAAGTGGTGATCGGCTCGCCCACGGCGGGGCGCTCCGAGCCCGCGCTGGAATCCATGATCGGCTGCTTCATCAATCCCCTGGCCCTGCGTATCGATCTGGCGGGCCAGCGCACGCTGGCGGCCCTGCTGCAGCATGTGCGCCACCAGGTGCTCGCGGCGCAGGAACACGAGGCGCTGCCGTTCGACCAGGTGGTGGAGGCCCTCAATCCGCCGCGCGATCCTGGCCATTCGCCGCTGTTCCAGGTCATGTTCACCTGGCATAACACCCCGCCTGTGTCACTGAGCCTGCCGGGGCTGCAAACCACGGTGCTCGAAACGCAGCAGTCCGTGGTGGCGAAGTTCGACCTGTTGTTCTCGTTGCGCGAACAGGCGGGCGGCATCGGCGGCGGTATCGAGTACGCCACGGCGCTGTTCGAGGGCGGCACGGTCGCGCGCTGCCTGGAGCAGTTCAAGGTCCTGCTGGACGCCATGGCGGCGGATGGCGCCGAGGCGCCTGCACGACTGGCCTGGCTGTCCGCAGGGCAGCGGCAGCAGGTGCTGGAGCAGTGGAACGCCACGGAGAAGGCATATCCGAGGGACGTGCTGGCGCACCAGCTGTTCGAGCAGCAGGCGGCGCGCACGCCGGATGCGGTGGCGGCGGTGTTCGAGGAATCGCAGCTGAGCTACCGGGAACTGAACGAGCGGGCCAACCGCCTGGCCCACCACCTGCGCGCGCAGGGCGTTGGGCCGGACGTGCGGGCCGGCATCCTGGCCGGGCGCAGCCTGGAGATGGTGGTGGCCGTGCTGGCCGTGCTCAAGGCGGGGGGCGCCTACGTGCCCCTCGACCCGGCCTATCCGGCCGACCGCCTGGCCTATATGGTGGCCGACAGCGCCCCGGCGGTGCTGCTGGCGCAGTCCGCGCTGCAGGAGCTGGCCATGGGCATGGCGGACGGCGTGCCGGTCTGCCTGCTCGACGGCGATATGGCCTGGGCCGGGCAGTCCGCCGCCAATCCCCCGGCGGACGCGGTGGGCCTGACGCCGCAGCACCTGTGCTACCTGATCTACACCTCCGGCTCGACCGGCATGCCCAAGGGCGTGATGATCGAGCACGCGGGCCTGTGCAACTACCTGCACTGGGCGCTGGGCGCCTATGCGCCCGTCAATGCCGTGGTCTCGTCCTCGCTGTCCTTCGACGCGACGGTGACGAGCCTGTACCTGCCACTGCTGCGCGGCGGCATGGTGCGCCTGCTGCGCGAGCATGACGAGATCGACGGCCTGTACGCCCTGCTGCAGCAGCCGGGCGCGGACTGGCTGGTGAAGGCCACGCCCGCCCACCTGGACGTGCTGGGCCACCGCGCGAAGCGGGAAGGGGCGCGCACGGCGGTGGGGGTGTTCGTCATCGGCGGCGAGGCGCTGGCGCCATCCACGGTGCAGCTGTGGCGCGAGGTGCAGCCGGGCGTGCGCATGGTGAACGAGTACGGCCCCACCGAGACGGTGGTGGGCTGCGTGACCTATGAAGTGCCGGAGGCGCTGGAGAGCCAGCACGCGGTGCCGATCGGCCAGCCGATCGCCAATACGCGCATCTACATCCTGGACGCGGAAGGCCAGCCGGTGCCGCCGGGCGTGTCGGGCGAGCTGTTTATCGGCACGGTGGGGGTGGCGCGGGGCTACCTGAACCGGGAGGAGCTCAATGCCGAGCGCTTCCTGCCGGATCCGTTCTCGGCGGCGCCGGGGGCGCGCATGTACCGCACGGGCGACCTGGGACGCTGGCGCGGGGATGGCAGCATCGACTACCTGGGGCGCAACGACTTCCAGGTGAAGATCCGCGGCTTCCGCATCGAGCCGGGGGAGATCGAGGCCTGGCTGAAGTCGCACGCGCTGGTGCGCGACGCGGCGGTGATCGCGCGCGAGGACAGCCCGGGCGACAAGCGCCTGGTGGCCTACTACACGGCGGGGGCCGCGGTGCCGGCCGAGGAGCTGAGGGCGATGCTGGCGCAAAGCCTGCCGGAGCACATGGTGCCGGCGGCCTATGTGCAGCTGGAGGAGCTGCCGCTGACGCCGAACGGGAAGCTGGACCGCAGGACGCTGCCGATGCCGGAAGCGCAGGCCTTCGCGGCGCATGCCTACGAGGCGCCGCAGGGCGAGCTGGAAGCGGCGCTGGCGCGCATCTGGTCCGAGGTGCTGCTGATCGAGCGCGTCGGCCGCAACGACAATTTCTTCGAACTGGGCGGCAATTCCCTGCTGGCCGTGCTGATGGCGTCGCGCCTGCGCGACGCCTTGGGTGCCGAGGCGCGCCTGGCCGACCTGTTCGGCCATCCGCAACTGGCCGCCTTTGCCGCCACCCTGGCGCCGGGGGGCGCCAAAGGCGAAGCGCCGCTGGCGCGCGCGCCCGAAGAGGAGCGCCGCAGCCTGTCTTTCGCGCAGCAGCGGCTCTGGTTCCTGGCGCAGATGGAAGGCGGCAGCAAGGCCTACCATGTGCCGCTGGCCCTGCGCCTGCACGGAAAGCTGGACACCGCCGCGCTGCGCCACGCCCTGAACCGCATCGTGGCGCGCCATGAGGCCCTGCGCTGCAGCTTCCACGAGCAGCAAGGCCATCCCGTCCTGCGTATAGAGGAGCACGCGGCGTTCACCCTGGCGCAGCACGACCTGCGTGCGCATGCGCAGCCGCAGAGCGAGCTGCAGCGCCTCCTGCGCGAAGAAGCGGATGCGCCTTTCGCGCTGGAGACGGGCCCGCTGATCCGCGGCCGCCTGGTGCAGCTGGCGGAGGACGACCATGTGCTCATGATCACGCTGCATCACATCGTGTCGGACGGCTGGTCGCTCACGCTCCTGGTGCGCGAGCTCAATGCCCTGTACGGCGCCTTCGCCGCTGGCCAGGCGGACCCGCTGCCGCCGCTGCCGCTGCAGTACGCCGACTATGCCGCATGGCAGCGCCGCCTCCTGCAAGGCGAAACGCTGGAGACGCAGGTCAGCTACTGGCGGCAGGCGCTCGATGGCGCGCCCGCGCTGCTGGAACTGCCGCTGGACCGTCCCCGTCCCGCGGAACAGAGCTACCACGGCGCCTTCGTCGACTTCGAACTGGACGAAGCCACCACCCGAGGCCTGAAGGCATTGAGCGCCCGTCATGGAACGACCCTGTTCATGACGCTGCTCGCAGGCTGGAGCGTTCTGCTGGCACGCCTGTCGGGCCAGGACGACGTCGTGGTGGGCACGCCCGTCGCCGGGCGCAGCCGCACCGGGATCGAGAACCTGATCGGCTTTTTCGTCAACATGCTGCCGCTGCGGCTTGACCTCTCGGCGGAGCAAAGCGTGGCGGAGCTGCTGCGGCAGGTACGCGAGCGCACCCTGGCGGCGCAGCAGCACCAGGAACTGCCTTTCGAACGGATGGTGGAAGCGGTGGCGCCGCAGCGCAGCGCAGCCTACAGCCCCCTGTTCCAGGCCATGTTCGCGTGGCAGAACACGCCTGCGCGGGAACTGGCGCTGCCCGGCCTCACCCAGCTTCCACTGGCGGGCGCCCGGCACCAGATGGCCAAGTTCGACCTCACGCTGTCGCTGGAAGAGCAGGGCGGCCGTATCGCCGGCGGCCTCGAATACGCCACCGCGCTGTTCGAGCGGTCCACCATCGAGCGCTTCCTGGAGCACCTGCGCACCCTGCTGGCCGCTTTCGCGGCGGATGCCGCCGGCTCTATCGGCACGCTGCCGGTACTGAGCGGGCCCCAGCGAGAGCAGGTGCTGGCGGGCTGGAATGCCACCGCTTCGCCGTATCCCCGCGAACTGTGCATGCACATGCTGTTCGAAGTGCAGGCGCAGCGCACGCCGGACGCCGTTGCGCTGTCGGACGCGGGGGGCGCCGTCAGCTATGCCGAATTGAACCGGCGCGCCAACCGCCTGGCGCATTACCTGCGCACGCTGGGGGTGGGGCCGGACAGCCGCGTCGCGCTCTGCCTCGAACGCGGCGCGGACATGGTGGCCAGCCTGCTTGCCGTCCACAAGGCGGGCGGCGCCTACGTGCCTCTCGATCCCCAGTCGCCACCCGAGCGCCTGGCGCAGACGCTGGCCGATTGCGCCCCCGTGGCGCTGGTCACCCGTTCCGGCCTGGCGCAGGAATACCGCGCCGGAGTGCGGGTTGAGCTGGACGCATTGCGCGAGGCCCTGGCCGCGCAGAGCAGCGAAGACCCGGCCGCGCCCGCGGGCCTCAACGGGGGATCCGCCTGCTACGTGATCTATACCTCCGGCTCCACCGGACTGCCGAAGGGCGTGGAGATCACGCATGCGAACCTGATGCATGCAATGCATGCGCGCTGGAAGTACTACGGCCACGATGCGCCGCAGATCCTGCAGCTTGCCTCCTATACCTTCGATATCTCGGTGGCGGGCTGCTGCTGGGCGCTCGCCATCGGCGGCACGCTGCATCATCTTGAAGGCAGCAGGCGCGATCCGGTGGACGTAGTGGCCCGCATGAACGAATGGCGCATCAGCCACGTCATGTGCGCCAGTTCGCTGTATGCGCAGCTGCTGGAGCAGGCGCAGCGCTGCGGCGGCCTGCCGCATCTGCGCGTCGTCGCCGTTGGCGGTGAAACCTGCACGCCGTCCCTGCTGGCCCTGCACGATGCGGTCGCGCCGGAGGCGGTGCTGCACAACGAATACGGTCCCACGGAAGCGAGCATCTGGGCTACCGTCCACCGGCACCGCCGCGGGCGGCCCACAGCGCCGCTGGGGCGCCCCGTCGCCAACACCCGGATCTACGTGCTGGACGCCTTCGGCGAGCCGGCGGCGCCCGGCGTGGCGGGAGAGATCCATATTGGAGGCGGCGGGGTGGCACGCGGCTACCTGGCGCGGCCGGAGCTCAATGCCGAGCGCTTCCTGCCCGATCCCTTCGCGCAAACGCCGGGCGCGCGCATGTACCGTACGGGAGACCTGGGGCGGTGGAACGCGGACGGCACGCTGGAATTCTGCGGGCGGGACGACGGCCAGGTGAAAATCCGCGGCTTCCGCGTCGAGCTGGGAGAGATTGAAGCACGGCTTGCCCTGCATCCCGCGGTCCGCGATGCGGCCGTGCTGGCCCGCACGGGCGCCGGCGGCCAGCAGACCCTGGTGGCCTACTATGTGGCGGCGGAAGAGGAGCCCGGAACGGCCGTTCTGCGCGCCCATCTGGGCGCGGCACTCCCTGAGCACATGGTTCCGGCAGCCTTCGTTCCCCTCGCCGCCATGCCCCTGACACCGAACGGCAAGCTGGATCGCAAGGCGCTGCCCGCGCCGGGCGCCGGGCACATTGCCGTGCACGCCTACGTGGCGCCGCAAGGCGGGATGGAATGCCTGGTAGCCTCCGTATGGAGCGAAGTGCTCGGCCTGGAGCGCATCGGGCGGGATGACAATTTCTTCGCCCTGGGCGGGCACTCCCTGCTGGCGGTGCGGGCCGTGTCGCGCCTGCGCGACCGGCTCGGCGCGGATATCCGCCTCGGCGATCTCTTTGCCCAGCCGGTGCTTGCCGCTTTCGCCGCCACGCTGCCGCAGGCGGGTTCCGCTCCCTTGCCTGCCATCGCGCCCGCTGCCGCGGCGGAAAGGACGGCCCTGTCCTTCGCCCAGCAGCGGCTGTGGTTCCTGGCGCAAATGGACGGCGTCAGCGGCGCCTACCATATCCCCTTCGGACTGCGCCTGGCGGGACGGCTCGACGCCGCGGCACTGCAGCAGGCGCTGGACCGCATCGTGGCGCGCCACGAATCCCTGCGCACCTGCTTCGTGCAGGCGGACGGACAGCCTGCGCAGCGCATTGCGCCGCGCGCGGCGTTCGCGCTGGTTCATGCGGAGCTGCCCGCCGCCACCCAGGCCGCAATCGCGCGCCAGGTGGAGGAGGAGGCGGCTGCGCCCTTCGACATCGAGAACGGCCCGCTGATCCGCGGCCGCCTGCTGCGCGTGGCGCAGGAGGAGCATGTGCTGCTGCTGACCATGCACCATATCGTTTCGGACGGCTGGTCGATGGGGCTCCTGGTGAAGGAGCTGAGCGCGCAGTATGCCGCCTGCCTGGAGGGCAGGCCCGACCCGCTGCCGCCGCTGCCCGTGCAGTATGCCGACTTCGCCGCCTGGCAGCGCCGCTGCCTGCAGGGCGACGTGCTGCAGAGCCAGGCGGCCTACTGGGAAGCAGCGCTGGCCGGCGCCCCGGCCCTGCTGGACCTGCCGCTGGACCGTCCGCGGCCGGCGCAACAGGACTACCGTGGCGGCTTTGTGCCCTTCGCGCTCGACGCCGACGCCACGTGCGCGCTCAAGGAGCTGGCCGCGCGCCACGGCGTCACGCTGTTCATGGCGCTGCTCGCCGGCTGGGCGGCGCTGCTCTCGCGCCTGAGCAGCCAGCAGGACATCGTGATCGGCACCCCGGCCGCAGGCCGCGGCCGCACCGAGCTCGAAGGCCTGATCGGCTTCTTTGTCAACATGCTGGCCCTGCGCCTGGACCTGTCCGGCAACCCCGACGTGGCGGGTCTGCTGGCCCAGGTGCGCGAACGCGCCCTGGCGGCGCAGCAGCACCAGGACATCCCCTTCGAGCAGGTGGTGGAGATTGCCCGCCCGGTGCGCAGCATGGCCCACAGCCCCGTATTCCAGGTGATGTTCGCCTGGCAGAACACGCCCGCGGGCGAAGCCGTGCTGCCCGGCCTTTCGCTGCTGCCGCTGGCAGGGCCGCAGGAACGGATGGCCAAGTTCGACCTCACGCTCGCCCTGGAAGAGAAGGACGGCGCCATCTGCGGCGGGCTGGAATACGCCTCGGCGCTGTTCGAGCGCGCCACCGTGGAACGCCACCTCGGCCAGCTGCGCGTGCTGCTGGCCGCGATGGCGGTGGCGGACGGGCAGGGTGTGGACTGCCTGCCCGTGCTGAGCGGGCCCCAGCGCGCGCAGCTCCTGCAGCAGTGGAACCCGCCCGCCACCGCCTTCCCGCGCGAAGCCTGCATGCACACGCTGGTCGAGGCCCAGGCGGCGCGCACGCCGGACGCGGTGGCGGTGCTGGCAGGAGATGAGTCGCTGAGCTATGCGGAACTGAACGCGCGCGCCAACCGCCTGGCGCGGCACCTGCGCAGCGCAGGCGTGACGCCCGACGCGCGCGTGGCCATCTGCATGGAGCGGGGGCTGGACATGATCGCCGGCCTGCTGGCCGTGCTGAAAGCGGGCGGCGCCTATGTGCCGCTGGACCCGCAGTATCCGCCCGACCGCCTTGCCTATATGCTGGAAGACAGCGCGCCCGTGGCCGTGCTGACCCAGGACCACCTGGCCGGCCTTGTGGCAGGCGCGGGCAGCGGTACGGCCATCGTCCGCCTCGACCGCGACCAGGCCATGTGGACAGGGCAGGACAGCGGGAACCTTCCGGGCGGCGCGGCGCCCGGGCACCTGGCCTACATCATCTACACCTCGGGTTCGACGGGCATGCCCAAGGGCGTCGCTATCGAGCACCGCAATGCGGTCAACTTCATCGCCTGGGGCATGCAATCCTTCACCCCCGAGCAGACCGCATGCACCCTGCTGGCGACGTCGCTCAATTTCGACCTCGCCGTGTTCGAGATCTTCGTGCCGCTGGCCGCGGGCAGCCGGGTGCGTGTCGTGCGCGACGCGCTGGCCATCGCCGCTGCCCCGGCGGACGGCACCCTGATCAACACGGTGCCCTCGGCGATCGCCGCGCTGCTGGACATGAAGGGCGTTCCCGCCACCGTGAAGACAGTCAACCTCGCTGGCGAGCCGCTCAAGCGCCAGCTCGTCGAACGCATCTTCGCCGAAACGCAGGTCGATACCGTCTGCAATCTGTACGGCCCTTCGGAGACCACCACCTACTCGACCTGGGTGCGCATGCCGCGCGAGAAGGGCTTCGCCGCCCATATCGGCGCGCCGGTGGCCAACACCCAGGTCTATATCCTCAACCAGGCCGGCCTGCTTCAGCCGCCGGGCGCCGCGGGGGAGATCTTCATCGGCGGCGAAGGCGTGGCGCGGGGCTACCTGAACCGGCCGGAGATGACCGCCGAGCGCTTCCTGCCCGATCCCTTTGCGGGGGGCGGCAGCCGCATGTACCGCACCGGCGACCTGGGACGGCGCCTGCCCGACGGCAGCATCGAATACCTGGGCCGCAATGACTTCCAGGTCAAGATACGCGGCTTCCGCATCGAGCTCGGTGAAGTCGAGGCCCGCATGCTGGCCTTCCCCGGTGTGCGCGATGCGGCAGTGCTGGCGCGCGAGGACGCGGCCGGCGAGAAGCAGCTCGTCGCCTACTTCACCAGCGTCCCGGGCCAGGCCGTGACGGCGGAAGCGCTGCGCGCCTCTCTGGCCGCGCAGCTGCTGCCGCAGATGGTGCCCTCGGCCTTCGTGGCGCTCGACATGCTGCCGCTGACGCCGAACGGCAAGCTTGACCGCAAGGCCCTGCCGGCGCCGGATGCCGCTGCCGGCGCGGCGCGCAGCTACGAAGCGCCCCAGGGCGACATGGAGCAGGCGCTGGCGGATATCTGGGCCGCGGTGCTGAACGTGGAGCGTGTGGGGCGCCACGACAATTTCTTCGACATCGGAGGCCACTCTCTCCTGGCCGCCCGTGTGGTGACGCAGATCCGGGAAAGCCTGGACGTCGACATTGCACTGCGCGACGCCTTCACCTATCCGGTGCTGGCGGACTTCGCAGACCAGATCATCATCGCGCAACTCGCGCAATTCGAAACCGCCGACCTCGACGAGTTGGTGCAATTGCTAGGACAGTAA